Part of the Bombina bombina isolate aBomBom1 chromosome 8, aBomBom1.pri, whole genome shotgun sequence genome is shown below.
ctaaaactgataacttttacttgaagcattttgaCTATACATGTACatgacaaatatgtttctattcagagatgtaattcatctatttaCATTTAAATTATGATAGGAATAACCCTTTAATGTAAAACAATTGCGGAAAACAAggaatacatttgttttaaaaacattcaaatgtaAGACAAAggacaatttgtttaaaaaataaacagattttattGACTTTCAGAAAAATAATATTGTTTCAGTCATTTGAATAAACGGAAGCACTTACATATCGTGTTTTACACATTAAAAGTACAACAAAGTgagaaatccatatatatatatatatatatatatatatatatatatatatatatatatatataaataaaattatatttgtttcttgAAAATACAACTTTTGTAGACAAAAATAGATTTCACACTCTAACTTGCCCTTCAACTAATGAAGGAAATAATCtggatgtttttttataaaatattaaaatgaaaacaCAATCAGATATATCTGATCTACAGCAACTTTATAACAAGTTTTACATTTATGTAAAAATTATCAGTAGAACTAAATATACTTTATTATATTACCATGTAAAGCACAAATATTGTGCAGTCTGAGAGGGTCCTTTGTATCACcagaaccacacacacacatttcataaCATATGATGCTGATATTATAGCTACACATTCATATTCATTGATCACTCTTTGAGGCAAATTTATACATAACAACAATATCAATGTTTTGCATTGCAAGACTgaggaatcttaaagggacactgaacccaaattttttctttcatgattcacatagagcatgcaattttaagacactttctaatttactcctattatcaatttttctttgttctcttgctatctttatttgaaaaagaaggcatctaagataaggagccatccaatttttggtttagtactctggacagcacttgtttattggtgggtgaatgtatccaccaatcagcaagaacaacccaggttgttcaccaaaaatgggccggcatctaaacttacattcttctttttcaaataaagataccaagagaatgaagaacatttgataataggagaaaattagaaagttgcttaaaattgcatgctctatctgaatcacgaaagaaaaaatttgggttcagtgtccctttaataataaatttaaatacCACACTATTTCCTATGGATGCCATAGGTAATACTCTATAATCTCTAAATATATCTATTTAACCGTCTGTCATCTATGAAAACCTGCAGTACTTTGTGTTTGGAGAAGAAAGGGTTACATAGAAACAAAATACAAGCCAATGATGTCCAGTGTATTAAATAGTAAACACCATATCTAATTGTAATTGACTACATTCTAGAAGAGACCTTATATTGAGGATCTATCTCCATACTCATATGTGACTGACACATCAGCACATATCCTTCTTGGAaggtaaaatatattacaaagatcCACCAGCTTATTGCCTGGTGATTTCTGTATAAAGTAGCATAGCTACACACTGTAACCAAACTGAACTATTCAGCTATACAAAACATAAGAAATATTCTTTGCAAGCATAGATTGCACTATGTAATGTACACATACTCCAGCCATTGTGATTGCTCTGTGCAAATTGTCTTTGATCTCACAAATTCAAGATACAAATGGAGTCCTTGATTTGCAGTAAAAATTCTATTGCTGAAAATATTTAGAAGTAAATAGTTCCCAAACTTCATTACAAATGGTCTCAGATCAAAAGTCTCTGTATTACCAAGGTCTCCATAGAGCTTTTATGTCTTTCACAGTTGTCTGGTTGATGTGAGAGTCATAAGGGGACTGCACTTGTAGATGTGCAACTTCTGGGGTGCATTGGGGTCCCTGGATATGATGCAGCAGGTTCACCTGAGCTTCTGACTGTGGCTGCAGGGAGAGGAAGTGCAGAGATTCCTGGAGACATCTAGAGTGACCTTCTCTGTAGGACAGGCTGGGTGATGGTGCTgctataaatgaaaaataaatcagTTAGGTTTATATTAGCATTGCAATTTATCATTTATAATAAATAAGGGGATTAGTTTTAActttacaattaataaataaaaagctaCTTACATTTAGCAGCCAGATGCTGTTGCAGGAAGCTCACTGTCATCTCCAGGATATCAGCCTTCTCTGGTTTGGATGGAAGTTGCTGTTTCTGAAACTCTTTCTCCAGCAATATCCTGAGCTGCTCAATGCTGCTGTTAATACGATCTCTCCTCATCTTCTCAATCACTGGCTTctttagctgcagagaaaaatgaCAACAAATTGTAAGTATTACAAATTGGAATAGATTAGATGATGGGTTCATGTTGTAAGCATCTTCAATGGATAAAGAATATATGGTGTAGCTTCTTAAATTATTTACTAAATATCAAGCAATGGTTACCTTTCTGAGACCCTTTTCCTCAGTACTTTGCATAGTGATGATACAGGGAGCCATCCTGTCCAGTTAGTGCACAACAGTCCTCTGATATCAGATTAAAGAGAAAACTAACTAGAGCAGCAAACGCTCCCTCTATATAGTGCTCTTGGTCCATAATTAGATGTGAGTAGCTGGCTGTGCACAGGTTCCCACAGTCAGCAGCCAATCACAGCCCAGCAGGGACAATAGAAGTGTGTCCCATTAAATGGTGACAGGAGACAGGGACATCTGGAGCCTGTAACACAAGATAGCAATACAGATGGGTGAGGGGACGTTTGCTGGGAATGTTAAATGATCTGTTAGTTAGAGCCAACAATAAGCTGCATGGGGCATTTTACAAAAGGGAATAACAGGGATGTAGTTCTAGTAGAATAACAagattatttaaatgtatatatatttaattattttatcaaatactGAGAGCATGGAAAAGTTGTTTTTTGCCTTATAACCAAATTCAGctcacataacattttatttacaaatatatatatcaggGATGTATAATTACAAAATACAGTAACAAGTATATAGGGAGATCTTGAAatggacatcaaacccaaaaattttctttcatgatattttttttggtagaacatacaattttaaacaactttctagtttacttctattatcaaatttgcttcattctcttggtatcatttgttgaaggcgcagcaatgcactacaggggcgcgatccgatatcgatcgcagtttgcggcgcaagcgagggaaccggcgtcgcccgcagtttcagctcgcaactcgagccatcccatataggtcgccgtcagatgctaacgtgccgtaagtctgacaaaccagcgatgtccagaaatctgcgtaagtacaaatttctggcgtcgccagtgacttgcgccacgttagaatctgccggcgcctataaaacctgactaaagtctaaaacacccgcactgtctaacacgcctccctaacatagcccgcactgtctaacacgcctccctaacatagcccgcactgtctaaccctctatccgctatcccccctcactagcctaacaataaaaatgctattaacccctaaaccgccgctcctttaccccgccgcaacctaataaaattattaacccctaaaccgccgctcccgtaccccgccgccagctatattatatctataaccccctaaagtgagcccctaacaccgccgccatctatattaaaatgattaacccctaatgtaagccccttacaccgccgccatctctattaaaatgattaacccctaatttaatctacctaccccgccgccagctatattatctatattaaccctaagtatattatagttaatataggtattacattatatatattaactatattaaccctaattatattagggttaatatagttaatatagttactatagtatttatattaactatattaactctatctaaccctaactaaatttatattaaattaatctaattcatttataaactaaaatgttcctatttaaatctaaatacttacctataaaataaaccctaagatagctacaatataattaataattacattgtagctatgttagggttaatttttattttacaggtaaattgttaattattttaactaggtataatagatattaaatagttattaactatttaatatctacctagttaaaataattacccaattacctgtaaaataaatcctaacctaagttacaaatacacctacactatcaataaatttaataaactactaacatctatctaaaaatacaattcaattaactaaactaaattacaaaaacaaacactaaattacaaaaaataaaaaaaagattacaagatatttaagctaattacacctattctaagccccctaataaaataataaacccccaaaataaaaaaaattccctgccctattctaaattccacaaatttcaaagctctttaccttaccagcccttaaaagggccttttgtggggcatgccccaaagaattcagctcttttgcatacaagaaatacaatacccccccccccattacaacccaccacccacatacccctattctaaacccacccaaaccccccttaaaaaagcctaacactacccccctgaagatctccctaccttgtcttcaccacaccgggctgaactcctgatccgatccgggcgatgtcttcctccaagcggcaaagaagaattcttcctccggcgacgtcttcctccaagcggcagcaaagtcttcattcttccggcggcatcttcaatcttctttcttcgctccgccgccgcggagcatccatcccggccgactgctgaacttggaatgatgtacctttaaatgacgtcatccaagatggcgtccgccgaattccgattggctgataggattctatcagccaatcggaattaagttaaaaaaatctgattggctgattgaatcagccaatcagattcaagttcaatccgattggctgatccaatcagccaatcagattgagctcgcattctattggctgatcggaacagccaatagaatgcgagctcaattcttctttgccgcttggaggaagacatcgcccggatcggatcaggagttcggcccggtgtggtgaagacaaggtagggagatcttcaggggggtagtgttaggcttttttaaggggggtttgggtgggtttagaataggggtatgtgggtggtgggttgtaatggggggggggggggggtattgtatttgttgtatgcaaaagagctgaattctttggggcatgccccacaaaaggcccttttaagggctggtaaggtaaagagctttgaaatttgttgaatttagaatagggcagggaattttttttattttgggggtttattattttattagggggcttagaataggtgtaattagcttaaatatcttgtaatcttttttttattttttgtaatttagtgtttttttttttttgtaatttagtttagttaatttaattgtatttttagatagatgttagtagtttattaaatttattgatagtgtaggtgtatttgtaacttaggttaggatttattttacaggtaattgggtaattattttaactaggtagatattaaatagttaataactatttaatatctattatacctagttaaaataattaacaatttacctgtaaaataaatattaaccctaacatagctacaatgtaattattaattatattgtagctatcttagggtttattttataggtaagtatttagatttaaataggaatattttagtttataaatgaattagattaatttaatataaatttagttagggttagatagagttaatatagttaatataaatactatagtaactatattaactatattaaccctaatataattagggttaatatagttaatatatataatgtaatacctatattaactataatatacttagggttaatatagataatatagctggcggcggggtaggtagattaaattaggggttaatcattttaatagagatggcggcggtgtaaggggcttacattaggggttaatcatttttatataggtggcggcggtgtaaggggtcagattaggggatagataaggtagatggcggcggttttagaggctcacagtagggggttagtttatgtagatggcggcggggtccgggagcggcggtttagggggtaataactttattagggatttcgggggggggggggggatcgcggttgacaggtagatagacattgcgcatgcgttaggtgttaggtttattttagcagatcgcggttgacagggagatagacattgcgcatgcgttaggtgttaggtttattttctagttagtttagggagttacggggctccaatagtcagcgtaaggcttcttacggctgctttttgtggcgaggtgaaaatggagtaagttttctccattttcgccacgtaagtccttacgctgcatattggataccaaactgcgcgggtttggtatacctgcctatggcccaaaaaactgcgggcgacggcagaaatatacgcgcgtaacttctaggttacgccgtatatgtgataccaaatccgcgcaaatattggcgtcgccggattttgcgggcgacgctttatatcggatcgaccccctggtttctaactgaacacatcggtgaaccaatgacaatcggtatatataggcttaccatattgccactttaagaaggaacacatatgaaaaatacatatgtgagggttcttatacaaaaccatttctttaaacagccctaaaaacagccctgacatatgtatttttcatatgtgtccctttttaaagcggcaatatggtcagcctaggtatatatatatatatatatatatatatatatatatactttatatatatatatatatgcagacaccaatcagcagctagaacctaggttctttgctgctcctgagcattcctagataaacctttcagcaaaggataacaagagaaggaggcaaatgaaataatagaagtaaataggaaatttgtttaaaattgtatgctctgtctaaatcgtgactgtttaattatgactttactgtccctttaagaggaaactTGATTGATTTACAAAAACATATAGATTTCCTTTTTAAAGAGAATCTTTCTGTTATTAATGATACttttagggaaaaaaaacaaataactttaACAGCTTTAAAAGTTAATGCATCCTTTATGTTGCTTTATAAGGTACtgaatttaaaagatagatacatagaaatCAGATAAATCTGACAACTCGGATAAAACATAAATGTAAAGGATATATTATTATAGTCAGCTCTAAGAAGTACACGACTATTCAGTTCATTGTCATAGCTCAAGCAGGTTATAAGGATATAGCTCAATCAGATACATGGATTTTATACACAGGCACAAAGTATTACAGATGATATAAAGCTACTTTTAGCTTACacatataagctgtataatgacgtacatattgtctaaatgacataagatattgttatttacacttggtCCAATCTCctctcccattttacagatgcaaacacattttctgaaatccaaactttgtcACAAGCAGTTTgcataaagggttttgtacctgtttcCCTTTTTATGTGCATGTTATGAGTGTGATAAAACTAGATGGCTTTGGAATAGTTTGCATATTATTCTGCACATAGCTCACAAACATGTGAATTATTGGAACAAACATTATATTCACCAGGCCTGGGTTAGGTTGCATTACAGTAAATATCATTATAATACAGACCTAAATGAGATGTTTTCTATACTGAGAGTTTCAAAAAGACCTTTGATGAATGCGTCTGAGATGAAGAGTGAAAGTGTGCGTAACATAATAGTGTTAACCTATTAGCTGTATCATCAAAGAACAGGAGATCCTTGTGGGCGGGCTGTAGAAATTCACACCTGACGCACTTGTCCTGTACTGTAATGAAACAGAGTTATGGCACCAACTCAAAAAaagtatgtttgtatttgtttcaGCTCCATTGTGTATAACAGCAGCTTGGTTAATTAATATGCTACCTTCATTGATTTAACTCCATGGACCTGTAGTAAATTGacattgtggggaaaaaaactgtaTGTAGATAAAATATTGTTTGCTATATTTGGTCTCCTATGAAAACTAATTTGGAAAATTGTCACGTAGCCCCCAAAATGACGTGTTAACAttaaaggtgcatgaaacccaaacattttctttcacaattcagatagagaatactattttaaacaacttaacaatctgCCTCTTtagtcaaatttgctttattctcttggtatcctttgttgaagtagcagaaatgcactactgggagctagctgaacgtaagagaatgaagaacatttgaaagtaaactggaaagttgtttaaaatcgcctgccctatctaaatcatgaaagaaaaattgggttttgtcttctaaaaaaaaatatgtagataaAATATTGTTTGCGTTATTTAGTCTCCTATGAAAACTAATTTGGAAAATTGTCACGTAGCCCTAAAAATGAATTAACCTCTGttgtcttatttgcttcattctcttggtatcctttgttgaagaagcataaatgcactactgggagctagttgaacgcaagagaatgaagaacatatgataatagaagtaaactggaaagttgtttaaaattgcctgccctatctaaatcttgaaagagaaATTGGGTTTCGTCCTCTATTGCTGCATTGATGATTATAAAACAAATAGGCCAAATGCAGGGAAGTAGGTGAAAGATCCCAATAGCCCCCCTCATCCACAATGTGTGCTGTGTTTTAGTCTGATTCCCACAGTCAGGAAGACTATAGGACAATAGGAGGGTGTCTGACTTAGCTGTGTGACAAAAATGAGGAACAGCTGAAGAAAGTTCCTCATAAAACCTGTAGGAAGGGCAGAAATGAGAAAGATCCACACATAACCAGGAAATAGAACTGGTCTTGGATAGTAAATTCCCCAATTCCCCATGAATTTAGGAAGATACTGAGAAGTGGCCTATTTTCTGCCACATGACAATTACGTTTACTTATCTGAGGTATTTTAAGATCAGGTCAGTGTAACCTGAAAAATAATTAATGGACTAGATCTTCAAACTGAGATCTGATAATTACCTAGGTTCATTAATAACCTTTCCAGCCTTACAGGCTTAGGTGTGTCTTTATCCTAGGCCAGTGATGGCTAACGTTGCcatggcacccctgatgtttcaggactaaatttcccatgatgctcaactagtcTGCAAAGTTTCTAAGcctcatggaaaatgtagttccaaaacatctggggtggcAAGGTTAACCATTTTTGTCCTAGGTAATCTAGGAATGCTCATAGGGCAGCACGTTTGTTAGTTACTGTCATTGTTCTACAAAACATTATTCATTATAACTTAAAAATTCTGATTTCAGCTTATTatgaggggccgatttaccatgctgtgaaacgtaagttaagaagcagcggtcttaagatcgggatgattgacacccccgaatCCCGATTggacgcgaatgtgcagggggcggcattgcacaagcatttcacataaatgcaatgataaataccgacagcgtatgctgtcgactgTTATCAATgtggagcggacatgatctgctacagcggatcatgttcgcctgcatattgataaatcggccccatgtgtTTTCAGAAAATAAAGATGTGTCTGACAGGGGGTTAACCAGTGCTCTGCTTCTGATTGGAAATAGATAATGTTATATTCTATATGTTTATGGCTTGAAGTTGCTATTAATTTCCCTATGTGTCTGCTAGTCAGGGGATTATAATGCTAAATGTGTCTGTAGGAAGTTTTATAGgggcattaaccccttaacaacagtgATGTACCATGTATGTTGCATGTCCTAAGGTGTTTAAAGCCCTCTATTTCTGCATACCTTACTCCCTCTGGCATACAGATATGTCATGGCCACGATATTTAAGACCTTAAACTACAGCCGACATACAGGGTGCATTGGCTGTCAATAAGTGGTTTAACAGTAAAGAAATGctagatattataatatattaagAGCAAAGTTTATCCTTTGAATAATTTGTAGCAGTACCAGATAAACATAACCTACATTTCAACATGGCAGTAGAATTTGGatcacaggaaaaggggacaaaatatatacagtaaatatatacatttttactatatattaataaaatattttatattacaatcacaaCATTTTTAACGTAACTTTTATCACTGTTTTATTTGAACGGCCGCGCGCACTATATTCTGAACACATCTGACTACGCTCTGATCGGTTAGGAAAGAAAATACAGTATAATACAGctgcacacacaataatacataaatatatttactacAGATTCTGTAAAATGAACAATAATAAAaaccacaatgtttttttttatatttaaatgatgTCTAAAATGGATGAGTATCTATAATGAGGCGTTGTATTGAACTTTTTATAATCAACAGATTATTATGCTAGTATGAATATCTTTGTCTGTATCACATCACTCAATATTCTGTAAGTCAAGTGACCACATACCACCAATAGGCATTCAGCAGCTTGCTTAACACTTGTTGGACACTTGTTACTAACACGTTTAAAAGCGCCTTTATACATAATAATTAAACCTGTCACAACTGGGCCTGTTTTTTAGATGTAGTTTGTGGCaggtttaaataatatataaagacGTTTGTAAATGTGTTAGTATTTTGCACATACGCTGTAACAGGTGTCCAGCAATCTGATGGCTATTAGTGCGTGCAGCCTTTCACTGTTGAAGAATCTGATGGGTTGAGACATACATTTGGAATGTGACTACGCTGAGGAGCACATGCGTGGTGCGTATTTCTTATCAGACAGCTGATGGAACGTCACTTCTGTTTGCTAGTCTGATATGTTTGCTACTCTGATAGAACAGGGCTAGGGATGCAACAGAATTTTCTCTTTCTGGGGCAATACAAAATCTAATGACATCAAAAATAAGAGTGCAGCAAACTGTAGGAGTAACTGCAATCTTTCAGATCTTGGTTTCCAGTAATGTGGTTTTGTTTTCAGATTACATAAAACTGTATTTTGAGTGGTCACAGTGCAAAATGCATTCATCCCCTAAAAAGCCACAACCGCAAATGAGTTTTCACTTAATAACCTTcaaaaacatattttgttttattaaatacttGTTATAAGGATCGAAACTGGGAATCCAACCAAAACAGACACATACAATGGTCGTTTcacccctcttaaagggacagtctacaccagaatgtttattgtttaaaaagatagataatccctttaatacccattccctagttttgcataaacacagttatataaatacactttttatctctgtgattaccttgtatctaagcgtctgcaaactgcccccttatttcagttcttttgacagacatcaattttagccaatcagagctggctcacctaaactccacgtgcgtgagcacagttttatctatatgacacacataaactaacaccctctagtggtgaaaaactgtcaaaatgccctgagagaagagacggccttaaagggcttagaaattagcatatgaacctcctaggtttagctttcaactaagaataccaagagaacaaagcaaaattggtgataaaagaaaattggaaaattgtttaaaattacattctgtatctgaaacatgaaagtgttttttggactagactgtccctttaagtttatataaaggacagtctacttgaaaattgtggttgtttaaaaagatagataattcctttattacccattcccctgttttgcataaccaaccctgttacatttctttttacctttatgattacttgtatctaagccactgcagacttccccttatctcagtgctatttacaatcttgcattttagccaatcagtgctggttcttgtataaccattatcattcttcaCAGAATTTTGTCACTTTTTTATGTAATTTCACTTTGAAATGTGTTGTTTCTCTGTTTCACTTCATTTCTATAAATTAATGGGTGCTGCCACGTTAGAGCCTAGGTTTGACCTATttatatctcttctgctgaggaaaaTTAGGGGCTGATGTAAAAGAGAATGAACAAGGAAGGATGTGGGAAAAACATATTAGATGGTTATTTTGACAGTCCTATATTCAATACATTAttatttgcacattttcttttatatctgtctctaaacaTTATAGATAAGGGAAActagctggtatagtcttgataaaggccttgttacaggccgaaacgcgtcgccCTATTGATTCTTcaacataccagcccgagtttttgTATTTACATGGTGAGCACTTTTTCTTATACACTCCattatttttacagtttttgtgCACCTGTTTATTTTCTTTCTCCACATTTACTCAAAGGCATTTTTTACCTAT
Proteins encoded:
- the LOC128638810 gene encoding transcription factor HES-5-like, with protein sequence MAPCIITMQSTEEKGLRKLKKPVIEKMRRDRINSSIEQLRILLEKEFQKQQLPSKPEKADILEMTVSFLQQHLAAKSAPSPSLSYREGHSRCLQESLHFLSLQPQSEAQVNLLHHIQGPQCTPEVAHLQVQSPYDSHINQTTVKDIKALWRPW